Below is a genomic region from Flavobacteriales bacterium.
AAACAGTTTTTATTTAACTTTCTAGGCACAATTCCAGATCCTAACAAAGCCCTTATTTCGGAAGAAAAAACCAATACGTTATTGGAATAATAATAATACAAAGGCTTGATTCCTATCCTGTCTCTACCTATAAACAACTCGTTGGTCGATTTATTATAGACAGCAAATGCATACATCCCATTAAATCGTTGCAAGCATTTACCTCCCCACTTCTTGTACGCAGCCAAAACTACCTCACTATCACTATTTGTTCGAAACGAATAATCGGTCAGTTCATTCTTTAACTTTTGGTAATTGTAAAGCTCACCATTGTACACAAGGACTAGGTTATCGTCTGGATCAATCATTGGCTGATTACTTGCCGAAGACAGATCTATGACAGAAAGCCTTCTATGCCCTAACGCAACGTTCTCACCTACCCATATCCCGTCATTATCTGGTCCGCGATGGGCAAGAGCCTTATTCATTATTGAAACAAAGGGTTCTGACTTCTCCCTTTCTAATCCTACAATACCATTAATTCCACACATGAGAAAAAACTACTGTTTTTGCATATCGTTCGTGAGTAAAGATCAAAGCTTAATATTTTATAAAACTCTTTGATTAAAGATTCGTTTAGTTATCAAAACCAAGGTAAAACAATTTAAACTAACCAAGTACTTTTAGTTATTTTAACTTACATTCATATAACACAACTCGCATTTATTGCATTACCAGAATTTATAGCATGAGTAATATTTTAGTTACAGGAGGAGCAGGATTTATCGGAAGTCATCTCGTTAAACGACTGGTTCAGGAAGGCCACAATGTTAAAGTTCTTGACATACTCTTACGTGGTAATAAAATCGATCATGATGTTCAAAAAAACATTGAACTTCACAAGGTTGATATTAGAGATGGCAACAAAGTGATGAAGCTCACGAAAAACTGCGATTACATCTTTCATCTTGCTGCGATATTGGGTGTCGACGTAGTTGCGGATCACCCTGTAGAAACGATGGAAGTTGAAACTGTTGGCATGCAAAACATTGTGGATGCTGTTCTTAAAAACGGTGTAGAAAAAGTAGTTTATGCTTCAACAAGTGGTGTATATGGACATTCTGCTATAGAGCAAAGTGTTGTCGAAAACATTCAGTTGGATCCTAGAACTAGTTATGCCATTGCAAAACGTTACAACGAAATATATCTGGCTGCCCTCTATGAAGAAAAAGGAATGCTCTCTACGTCACTTCGTTTTTTCAATGTCTATGGAATTAACCAAGATGCAAGAATGGTAACACCTCGTTTCTTTGAGCAAGCTTTGGCCGGTCAGAACATTACTGTTTATGGTGATGGAAGACAAACACGCGATTTTACCTATATCGACGATACTATTGAAGCATGTATTAGAACTTGCATGGATGTAAAAGGATGTGAAATTTTCAATGTTGCCCAGGAAAATGAACTAACGATAAAAGACCTAGCTACAGAAATAGTAAGCGTTACCAATTCGAAATCAAAAATATCCCTAATAGAAGCCCCTAGAAAGCGATACGATTACGAAGTTGAAAGAAGAGTTGGTAATTCGGACAAGTTATTTAATACCATTGGGTATAGACCAGAAACGAAACTATCTGAAGGTCTTCCTGTTATTTACAACCACATGAAAAACAATGGAAAGTAGAGGCTAGTTATCTCCTTGGAGTTTCTCCCATTCAGCCATTTTTTGCTCAACCTTCTTTTTTAGTTCTTTGTGCTTCCACATCATCCCGTCTGCTGCTTTCTTATCGTCGTAAAACCCCTCAGCATTCATCTTTACCTCCATGGCAGCTAATTCCTCTTCGTACTTTTCTATGCTTCGCTCAAGGTTTTTAATTGCTTTTCGCTGATCGTTTTTATTTCGTCCTGAATCCTGGTTAACCTTTTGACTTACAGTATCGGAAGTTTTCTCTTTCTGTTTTGATTTAGGACTTTTCTTTTCAAGATCATTACTCTCATAACTTCGAAACGAATCTGCCTGCCTAGAGCTTAAGAAATCTTCTATCGTTCCCAGTTTATCGTTGATTCTCCCATTGTCGAATTCGAATATACGTTCTACCATTCCTTTAAGGAACGACCTATCATGAGAAACCAAAATTAATGTCCCATCATAATTCAACAATGCTTGTT
It encodes:
- a CDS encoding asparagine synthetase B — its product is MCGINGIVGLEREKSEPFVSIMNKALAHRGPDNDGIWVGENVALGHRRLSVIDLSSASNQPMIDPDDNLVLVYNGELYNYQKLKNELTDYSFRTNSDSEVVLAAYKKWGGKCLQRFNGMYAFAVYNKSTNELFIGRDRIGIKPLYYYYSNNVLVFSSEIRALLGSGIVPRKLNKNC
- a CDS encoding NAD-dependent epimerase/dehydratase family protein, giving the protein MSNILVTGGAGFIGSHLVKRLVQEGHNVKVLDILLRGNKIDHDVQKNIELHKVDIRDGNKVMKLTKNCDYIFHLAAILGVDVVADHPVETMEVETVGMQNIVDAVLKNGVEKVVYASTSGVYGHSAIEQSVVENIQLDPRTSYAIAKRYNEIYLAALYEEKGMLSTSLRFFNVYGINQDARMVTPRFFEQALAGQNITVYGDGRQTRDFTYIDDTIEACIRTCMDVKGCEIFNVAQENELTIKDLATEIVSVTNSKSKISLIEAPRKRYDYEVERRVGNSDKLFNTIGYRPETKLSEGLPVIYNHMKNNGK